From a single Acidobacteriota bacterium genomic region:
- a CDS encoding RNA polymerase sigma factor has protein sequence MDLRKEASDVELLKRMLAGEERAFVSLYARHQAKVYKFAYQMSGSPALADDVTQEVFITLMRDGANYDAKRGAVSAFLYGIARNFVLRKLAKENRFVAIDEDDKSLLAINGKPQNFNDPLQDLTRKETLDALRQAILALPAHYREVVVLCDLHEMSYAEVADALECAIGTVRSRLSRARTLLAQRLRGAEEVNAQKKAISAERIFI, from the coding sequence ATGGATTTACGCAAAGAAGCCAGCGACGTCGAATTACTGAAACGAATGCTTGCCGGAGAAGAGCGGGCATTCGTCTCGCTCTATGCGCGACATCAGGCGAAGGTTTATAAATTCGCCTATCAAATGAGCGGGTCGCCTGCGTTAGCCGATGATGTCACCCAGGAAGTCTTTATAACGCTGATGCGCGATGGCGCAAATTATGACGCGAAGCGCGGCGCGGTTTCGGCTTTTCTTTACGGCATCGCGCGCAATTTTGTTTTAAGGAAACTTGCGAAAGAGAACCGCTTTGTGGCGATTGATGAAGATGATAAAAGCCTGTTGGCAATAAATGGCAAACCGCAAAATTTTAATGACCCGCTTCAGGATTTGACCCGCAAAGAAACCCTCGATGCCTTGAGGCAAGCCATATTAGCTTTGCCCGCGCATTATCGTGAGGTAGTGGTGCTTTGCGATTTGCACGAGATGAGTTACGCAGAGGTTGCCGATGCGTTGGAATGCGCGATTGGCACGGTGCGTTCGCGATTGAGCCGCGCGCGCACGTTGCTTGCCCAAAGGCTTCGCGGCGCAGAAGAGGTGAACGCGCAAAAAAAAGCGATTAGCGCGGAAAGGATTTTTATATGA
- a CDS encoding creatininase family protein, producing the protein MTAFQKLTWKEARKRLQNGVVAILPVGSTEAHGPHLPLATDVIISEEMSIRAAEKLTRQGIDALVLPPLSYSVTDFSSDFAGTISIRKATATALIRDICVSLYQQGARLVVIANSHLEPEHIASINEAIALVEQETRRKVAFPDKRRRRFAEKLTQEFRRGDCHAGAYETSLVMVAAPELVREPIREQLEPVNISIADKIREGVTTFNQAGASEAYFGNPAEASCAEGETTYDTLSDMLVTATLETLAEIDA; encoded by the coding sequence ATGACAGCATTTCAAAAGCTAACCTGGAAAGAAGCGCGAAAACGTTTGCAAAACGGTGTGGTGGCGATATTGCCCGTCGGGTCAACCGAAGCGCACGGGCCGCATCTGCCGCTTGCAACCGATGTGATTATTTCTGAGGAGATGTCCATACGCGCCGCCGAAAAACTCACCCGACAAGGCATCGACGCCCTGGTGCTGCCGCCACTTTCTTACAGCGTCACCGATTTCAGCAGCGATTTTGCCGGCACCATTTCAATCCGCAAAGCCACCGCTACGGCGTTGATTCGCGACATCTGCGTGTCGTTATACCAACAGGGCGCGCGCCTCGTGGTCATCGCCAATTCGCATCTTGAACCCGAACACATTGCCTCTATCAATGAAGCCATCGCCCTAGTTGAACAGGAAACCCGGCGCAAAGTGGCTTTCCCGGATAAACGCCGTCGCCGCTTTGCAGAAAAACTCACCCAAGAATTTCGGCGTGGCGATTGTCACGCGGGCGCTTATGAAACTTCGTTGGTGATGGTTGCCGCGCCTGAGTTGGTGCGCGAACCAATACGCGAGCAACTTGAGCCTGTGAATATTTCGATTGCCGATAAAATTCGTGAAGGCGTGACGACCTTTAACCAGGCGGGCGCAAGTGAAGCTTATTTCGGCAACCCCGCTGAAGCTTCGTGCGCCGAGGGCGAAACGACTTATGACACGCTTTCGGATATGCTGGTCACCGCAACGCTTGAAACGCTTGCTGAAATAGACGCCTAG
- a CDS encoding DUF983 domain-containing protein, which yields MKTQKIRKIIWRALRLKCPDCGCDSLYRRIYQIKHHCEICGLIFEREQGYFVGAIYINVLMTNALILGTLITYIVVTGTVSQKILLVLFAMGATLPFLFFRHSRSFWIGFDHYFDPLKERFDLRDDSF from the coding sequence GTGAAGACACAGAAAATCAGAAAAATTATTTGGCGGGCTTTGCGGTTGAAATGCCCCGATTGCGGTTGCGATTCGCTTTACCGGCGCATTTATCAAATCAAGCACCACTGCGAAATTTGCGGATTGATTTTTGAGCGCGAGCAGGGCTATTTCGTCGGCGCGATTTATATCAATGTGCTGATGACCAATGCGCTGATACTGGGAACCTTGATTACTTATATCGTCGTGACCGGAACCGTGAGTCAGAAAATTTTACTGGTTTTGTTCGCGATGGGCGCAACCTTGCCTTTTTTATTCTTCCGTCACAGTCGCAGTTTCTGGATAGGCTTTGACCATTATTTCGACCCGCTGAAAGAACGCTTCGATTTGCGCGACGATAGTTTTTAG
- a CDS encoding VWA domain-containing protein has translation MRIEFTNPSALLLLLLIPAAIYLARHSLANLSRLRARWSVGVRIAILVLLTLALAGLRVRTTSRDLALIFLVDVSASVAQNQHQSAIEFINREVARAAPRDFIGVIVFGRDASVELAPTRKEILGEWKLNEISSAPARDYTNVAGALKLAAALVPDEAVGRLVLISDGNENLENAIAEAKLLKAESIEVHTRLVSTTSETAAQQGEIAVRELTAPEQLAEGEAFELKATVDSTVDTAAKLRVFRNDTLIAEREVQLTAAGENVFVLPERIEQKGFYTYRAEIESPNVDTFVQNNSREAFSFVEGRPKVLYVTGDAQPSSALMRVLSEGNFVADLSRAAPASLAGFQNYDLVIFDNLPATQLTKEQMRMTQAYVKDLGGGFLMIGGEQSFGPGGYYKTPVEEVLPVSLDVRQKKHFPALALALVIDKSGSMLQVEGGGRNKLELALEAASTAVDFLSERDGVTIIAFDSEPQTVVPLTKVENKKKIIGDIQTIQAGGGTVMYPGIKQAFETLQTSDAQIKHIIVLSDGQSEPGDFADIAQTVNQAGMTLSTIAVGNDADVAGMQTIAKIGGGRFYFTDRAETLPQIFTREAFLASRSTIIEEPFQARLVRSTQATEGVDWTQSPPLGGYVGTAERDSLNSPAITSLVSDKDDPVYAVWQYGLGRAAAFTSDAKGRWAASWLNWSGFGQFWTQVLRDTLRRQGASDLQPRVEINAGKGHITVEAVTPEGGFKNNLRLNAHIVTPDFTTLDVPLEQTSSGRYEGDFTATGRGAYLVSVTEAGGAVAPVTGSVNSYSPEFNITNADTNLLAEISEATGGVQLTADTQTNETTSQANLFERRTDKTKPREIFESLLLLAVLLLPLDVGIRRVNLTREQLAQAREWLQAKLRRQVAVETHEATLAHTQLKKSRSRVRLSEDETTTQTPVPIGESKSTQPPAFIAQERIEIIRQKESEKPAQEETRISTPATAKEATAAQTETAKPLSSRLLEARKKRRE, from the coding sequence ATGAGAATCGAATTTACCAATCCAAGCGCGCTTCTGTTATTGCTGCTGATTCCGGCGGCAATCTATCTGGCGCGACATAGCCTGGCAAATCTCTCGCGTTTGCGGGCGCGCTGGAGCGTTGGGGTTCGCATTGCGATTCTCGTTTTACTGACGCTGGCGCTTGCGGGCTTGCGGGTGCGCACCACTTCGCGTGATCTGGCGTTGATTTTTCTGGTTGACGTTTCGGCAAGTGTCGCGCAAAACCAGCACCAAAGCGCCATTGAATTTATTAACCGCGAGGTCGCTCGTGCCGCGCCGCGTGATTTCATCGGGGTGATTGTCTTCGGGCGCGACGCTTCGGTGGAACTTGCGCCGACTCGCAAAGAAATTTTGGGCGAATGGAAACTGAATGAAATCAGTTCCGCGCCCGCGCGTGATTACACCAACGTCGCGGGTGCCTTGAAACTCGCGGCGGCGCTCGTTCCCGATGAAGCGGTCGGGCGATTGGTGCTGATTTCCGATGGCAATGAAAACCTTGAAAACGCGATTGCCGAAGCCAAGCTACTCAAAGCCGAATCCATCGAAGTTCACACGCGCCTGGTGAGCACCACGAGTGAAACTGCCGCACAACAAGGTGAAATCGCAGTTCGCGAACTCACCGCCCCCGAACAACTCGCCGAAGGCGAAGCATTTGAATTGAAAGCCACGGTTGACAGCACAGTTGACACGGCAGCAAAACTCAGAGTCTTTCGCAATGACACTTTGATTGCCGAACGCGAAGTGCAACTGACCGCCGCCGGTGAAAATGTTTTTGTATTGCCTGAGCGCATCGAACAGAAAGGCTTTTATACCTATCGCGCCGAAATCGAATCACCGAACGTCGATACCTTCGTGCAGAACAATTCCCGCGAAGCCTTTTCATTTGTCGAAGGTCGTCCGAAAGTGCTTTATGTGACGGGCGACGCGCAACCTTCATCGGCATTGATGCGGGTGCTGAGCGAAGGCAATTTCGTTGCCGACCTGAGCCGCGCCGCGCCCGCTTCACTTGCCGGGTTTCAAAATTATGACCTGGTGATTTTCGATAATCTTCCGGCAACGCAACTCACCAAAGAGCAGATGCGCATGACGCAGGCTTATGTCAAAGATTTGGGCGGCGGCTTTCTGATGATTGGCGGCGAACAGAGTTTTGGACCCGGCGGGTATTACAAAACTCCTGTCGAAGAAGTCTTGCCGGTTTCACTCGATGTCCGGCAGAAAAAACATTTTCCGGCGCTGGCGCTGGCGCTGGTAATTGATAAATCGGGTTCGATGTTACAGGTCGAGGGCGGTGGGCGCAACAAGCTGGAACTGGCTCTGGAAGCCGCTTCCACGGCAGTTGATTTTTTATCGGAACGCGACGGAGTGACGATCATCGCTTTCGATAGCGAACCGCAAACGGTGGTTCCGCTCACCAAAGTCGAAAACAAAAAGAAGATCATCGGCGACATTCAAACCATTCAAGCGGGCGGCGGCACAGTGATGTACCCCGGAATCAAGCAGGCATTCGAGACCCTGCAAACCAGTGACGCGCAGATCAAACACATTATTGTTTTGTCGGACGGGCAAAGCGAACCGGGCGATTTTGCAGACATCGCGCAAACCGTGAATCAAGCCGGGATGACGCTATCGACCATCGCTGTCGGTAATGATGCGGATGTAGCCGGGATGCAAACCATCGCCAAAATCGGCGGCGGGCGTTTTTATTTCACCGACCGCGCCGAAACTTTGCCGCAGATTTTCACCCGCGAAGCTTTCCTCGCCTCGCGTTCGACGATTATCGAAGAACCTTTTCAAGCGCGACTGGTGCGTTCAACGCAGGCAACCGAAGGCGTCGATTGGACGCAATCACCACCACTTGGCGGTTATGTCGGAACCGCCGAGCGCGATTCGTTGAACTCTCCTGCGATTACCTCGCTGGTGTCTGACAAAGACGACCCGGTTTATGCGGTCTGGCAATACGGGTTGGGTCGCGCCGCGGCATTTACATCGGATGCCAAAGGGCGCTGGGCTGCGAGTTGGTTGAACTGGTCAGGGTTCGGGCAATTCTGGACGCAGGTGTTGCGCGATACATTAAGAAGGCAAGGCGCAAGCGATTTACAACCGCGCGTCGAAATTAACGCAGGCAAAGGTCACATCACGGTTGAAGCCGTTACGCCGGAGGGCGGATTCAAAAATAATTTGCGCCTGAACGCGCATATCGTCACGCCCGATTTTACGACTTTGGATGTACCGCTCGAACAGACTTCATCGGGGCGTTATGAAGGCGATTTCACGGCAACCGGGCGCGGCGCATATCTCGTTAGTGTCACCGAGGCGGGCGGCGCGGTTGCGCCGGTCACCGGATCGGTGAACTCTTATTCACCCGAATTCAATATCACCAATGCCGATACCAATTTGCTTGCCGAAATCAGCGAAGCGACCGGCGGCGTTCAATTAACTGCTGATACACAGACAAACGAAACAACCAGTCAAGCGAATTTATTTGAACGTCGCACAGACAAAACCAAACCGCGAGAAATTTTTGAAAGTCTATTGTTGCTTGCTGTTTTGCTTTTACCTCTTGATGTCGGCATTCGCCGCGTGAACCTTACACGCGAACAACTGGCGCAGGCGCGTGAGTGGTTACAAGCGAAATTGCGTCGTCAGGTTGCAGTTGAAACCCATGAAGCGACGCTTGCGCACACCCAGCTAAAAAAATCGCGGTCGCGTGTGCGCTTGAGCGAAGATGAAACGACCACCCAGACACCTGTGCCGATTGGCGAATCAAAATCCACTCAACCGCCCGCTTTCATCGCTCAGGAAAGAATTGAAATCATCCGTCAAAAAGAGAGTGAAAAACCTGCACAAGAAGAAACCCGGATTTCCACGCCGGCAACCGCAAAAGAAGCAACTGCCGCACAAACCGAAACCGCGAAGCCTTTATCCAGCCGTTTGCTCGAAGCGCGCAAAAAACGGCGCGAATGA
- a CDS encoding site-specific DNA-methyltransferase: MNYEIFNDNALAVFESGKIDRRVDLTFLDPPFNQQKDYALHNDAMPEVAYWQMMREVCDAVFRLTQTGGAIYFMQREKNSEQVLRCLRETGWVFQNLIIWKKKTSAVPVQGRYGKQYQIIAYATKGAKPRVFNRLRITPPLPANYKYDREGGIFVTDVWDDIRELTSGYFAGAEALRLENGERFHKQQSPIALLLRMILTSTSPGDTVLDPFSGTGTTAVTALQTHRQSISIEIDPKNAACIKERLENLRDADSIHPLYKEYLYTDNLAEIWGGKIDAIEPKKKKQIATLFDNQ; the protein is encoded by the coding sequence ATGAACTACGAAATTTTCAACGACAACGCTCTGGCGGTTTTTGAGTCCGGCAAAATTGACCGGCGGGTTGATTTGACTTTTCTCGACCCGCCTTTTAATCAGCAGAAAGATTACGCGCTGCACAACGACGCTATGCCCGAAGTAGCTTACTGGCAAATGATGCGCGAGGTTTGCGATGCGGTTTTTCGGCTCACGCAAACCGGCGGCGCAATCTATTTCATGCAGCGCGAGAAAAACAGCGAACAGGTCTTGCGATGTTTGCGCGAGACCGGTTGGGTATTTCAAAACCTGATTATCTGGAAAAAGAAAACCTCGGCGGTTCCCGTGCAAGGCAGATACGGCAAGCAATATCAGATCATCGCTTATGCCACAAAAGGCGCGAAACCGCGCGTTTTTAATCGACTGCGCATCACGCCGCCTCTTCCGGCAAATTACAAATACGACCGTGAAGGCGGCATTTTTGTCACCGACGTTTGGGATGATATTCGTGAATTGACATCGGGTTATTTTGCAGGAGCGGAAGCCTTGCGTCTGGAAAATGGTGAACGCTTTCACAAGCAGCAATCGCCAATCGCTTTGCTGCTCAGAATGATCTTAACCTCAACTTCACCGGGCGATACGGTGCTTGATCCGTTTTCAGGAACAGGAACAACGGCAGTCACCGCTTTGCAAACGCATCGTCAATCCATCAGCATCGAGATAGACCCGAAAAACGCGGCGTGCATTAAAGAGCGTCTGGAAAATTTGCGCGACGCCGATTCCATTCACCCGCTTTACAAAGAATATCTTTATACAGACAACCTGGCAGAAATTTGGGGCGGCAAGATTGACGCTATTGAACCCAAAAAGAAAAAACAAATTGCAACTCTATTTGACAACCAATGA
- a CDS encoding VWA domain-containing protein — protein sequence MRFLSVSALWWLLISAIIIFFYLLKLKRKRRVVSSVFLWQRALEEIEANAPFRKLRRSLLLVLQLLALAALVFALARPLIKTQALAAGSSIIIIDSTASMSARDEDGDTRLQRAKKLANDMIASLGGNDRAAIIESSSRVTVRSTLTSDHAALRSAINQIQPTDAAGNLADALLLAEQLAKAERDAGIVVISDGGGSSVVTTNNFNSAQAIQRATATRLVSVGKRAQNLGIVAMNTRQNQATGKQELFASIANFSDKAATVNLELKIENRLADVRTANIAANERAAMVFDTLPATGGLAELRITGDEDDLAADNLAFAMLADSRRVRVAVVSDNPFLLQAIAVNSAVEARKLNSASAPLDGFDCVVTDGAISQEILAANKPLLAINPLDVSGYWQTTGQLDAPALNTLDRAHPANSYLSYADVHIETAAKRQAAAWLKAIAANNGDGLIFAGEQNKRRVVMLGFDLTKSDLPLKVEFPIFLANSLSWLAGRESLNEERAIRAGGVATIRAANTQAEITTPAGDSIDLDLREGTAAFADTLQVGLYEVKDAPGFAVSLLNESESNTTPREAIQTRAGSVSGASQSFSAEREIWMWIIVAVLALLSLEWWIYHKRIAV from the coding sequence ATGCGATTTCTATCGGTAAGCGCGTTGTGGTGGTTGCTCATCAGCGCCATTATCATTTTCTTCTACCTGCTTAAACTCAAGCGCAAACGGCGTGTGGTTTCAAGTGTCTTCTTGTGGCAACGCGCTTTGGAAGAGATCGAAGCCAACGCGCCGTTCAGAAAATTACGCCGCAGTCTGCTGCTCGTTTTACAACTCCTTGCGCTTGCCGCGCTGGTCTTCGCTTTGGCTCGACCGCTCATTAAAACTCAGGCGCTTGCCGCAGGCAGTTCGATCATCATCATCGACTCGACCGCCAGTATGAGTGCGCGTGACGAAGACGGCGATACACGTCTTCAACGCGCGAAAAAATTAGCCAATGACATGATTGCGAGTCTCGGCGGCAATGACCGCGCAGCGATTATCGAAAGTTCATCGCGAGTGACGGTGCGTTCGACATTGACATCAGACCATGCTGCGCTGCGTTCAGCCATCAATCAGATTCAGCCAACCGATGCGGCGGGAAACCTCGCTGACGCTTTACTGCTTGCCGAACAGTTAGCCAAAGCCGAACGCGACGCCGGTATCGTGGTTATCTCGGATGGCGGCGGTTCATCTGTGGTCACAACCAACAATTTCAATAGCGCGCAAGCTATTCAGCGCGCAACCGCAACCCGTCTGGTGAGCGTCGGCAAACGCGCCCAAAACCTTGGCATTGTGGCGATGAATACGCGGCAAAATCAGGCAACCGGCAAACAGGAACTCTTCGCTTCGATTGCCAATTTCAGCGATAAGGCAGCGACCGTCAATCTCGAACTTAAAATTGAAAACCGGCTCGCGGATGTGCGCACCGCAAACATTGCCGCCAATGAAAGAGCCGCTATGGTCTTTGACACGCTGCCCGCGACCGGCGGACTCGCGGAACTGAGAATCACCGGCGACGAAGACGACCTCGCCGCGGATAATCTCGCTTTTGCCATGCTTGCAGATTCGCGCCGCGTGCGGGTTGCTGTGGTAAGCGATAATCCATTTCTCTTGCAAGCCATCGCGGTCAACTCGGCGGTTGAAGCGCGCAAATTGAATTCCGCTTCTGCGCCGCTTGACGGGTTCGATTGTGTGGTCACTGACGGCGCGATTTCGCAGGAAATCCTTGCAGCCAATAAACCGCTGCTTGCCATCAATCCGCTCGACGTTTCAGGATACTGGCAAACTACAGGACAACTTGATGCGCCGGCGCTAAACACCCTCGACCGCGCCCACCCGGCGAATAGCTATTTAAGTTATGCCGATGTGCATATCGAAACCGCAGCCAAACGCCAAGCCGCTGCCTGGTTGAAAGCGATTGCCGCAAATAATGGTGACGGATTGATTTTCGCCGGCGAACAAAATAAACGGCGTGTGGTGATGCTCGGTTTTGATTTAACCAAAAGCGATTTGCCGCTTAAAGTCGAATTTCCGATTTTCCTGGCGAATTCGCTTTCGTGGCTTGCCGGTCGCGAGAGCTTAAACGAAGAACGGGCGATTCGCGCCGGAGGCGTGGCAACCATTCGCGCCGCGAATACCCAAGCCGAAATCACTACGCCCGCAGGTGATTCAATAGACCTTGATTTACGCGAAGGCACGGCAGCGTTTGCCGATACTTTGCAGGTTGGTTTATACGAAGTGAAAGATGCGCCGGGCTTTGCCGTAAGTTTATTGAACGAAAGTGAATCCAACACGACGCCGCGCGAAGCCATTCAAACGCGCGCCGGTAGCGTAAGCGGCGCGTCGCAAAGTTTCAGCGCCGAACGCGAAATCTGGATGTGGATAATCGTCGCCGTGCTTGCCCTGTTAAGTTTGGAATGGTGGATTTATCACAAACGCATCGCCGTCTGA
- a CDS encoding phosphatase PAP2 family protein codes for MSETLITKENSSTLTPRQRKALYKRKSTWAFAVSLIIYAVLAGFAFIHPYFGWDLRIENFVQTISLPGFRELMLFLTLLGNGWTPYLTVIIASIFLRMLKRKPEAFICLVGVSAIATVNQLMKIVIGRPRPSGELVNVFSGVDHHSFPSGHTIFFTVFFGFLLFLTYVFRLRPVYRWILTLLFGGMIALIGLSRVYLGAHWPSDVIGGYIVGSLWLAVMIRVYAYMKLKEQKGTVETID; via the coding sequence ATGTCTGAAACCCTTATCACCAAAGAGAATTCATCAACACTCACGCCACGGCAACGCAAAGCCTTGTACAAACGAAAATCCACCTGGGCTTTTGCGGTCTCGCTCATCATCTATGCGGTGCTTGCGGGGTTTGCGTTTATTCATCCGTATTTCGGCTGGGATTTACGTATCGAAAATTTTGTGCAGACCATCAGCCTTCCGGGTTTTCGCGAATTGATGCTCTTTTTAACCCTGCTTGGCAATGGCTGGACGCCGTATTTAACGGTGATTATCGCCAGTATTTTTTTGCGAATGCTGAAACGCAAACCCGAAGCCTTTATCTGTCTGGTGGGCGTGTCTGCGATTGCCACCGTGAATCAGTTGATGAAAATTGTGATAGGCAGACCGCGTCCGAGTGGTGAGTTGGTCAATGTCTTCTCAGGCGTTGACCATCATAGTTTCCCGTCGGGGCATACGATTTTTTTTACCGTGTTTTTTGGTTTTCTGCTGTTTTTAACCTATGTCTTTCGCTTGCGCCCGGTGTATCGCTGGATACTGACCTTGCTTTTCGGCGGGATGATTGCGCTCATCGGGCTATCGCGTGTTTATCTTGGCGCGCATTGGCCCAGCGATGTCATCGGCGGTTACATTGTCGGCAGCCTCTGGCTTGCGGTGATGATCCGGGTTTATGCCTATATGAAATTGAAAGAGCAAAAGGGAACAGTTGAAACCATTGATTGA
- a CDS encoding YihY/virulence factor BrkB family protein, producing MSFLDNNLTTSAAAISYSLILALFPSLLFLLTIGNSLIGPERVERYVLKQVLDFFPVAYGFIRNNLESLSSLSTRLIITCFIGMLWAGMGIFSVIETALNRIYGTSPRSFLHGRAVNFAMINLVFALLGVSALSTAVLTGLQSTVGSLPIKLGEKVAAFSGFVWQSLFVLVSMVITITLFTVMYKWLPNTKISTREALTGGIIAGVLWECAKYGFSFLLPFFNYDLLHGSIGAAVALLTWVYTSSVIMLFGVQFTAILHRDHLLHAVDAKAVPVVNETPIGVSE from the coding sequence ATGTCCTTCCTCGATAACAACCTCACAACATCGGCAGCGGCAATTTCTTATTCGTTAATTCTCGCACTGTTTCCGAGTCTGCTGTTTTTACTGACCATCGGCAACAGTCTGATTGGACCGGAACGTGTCGAACGTTACGTGCTCAAACAGGTGCTCGATTTTTTCCCCGTCGCTTACGGGTTTATTCGTAACAACCTCGAATCGCTCTCGTCGCTTTCGACGCGCCTGATTATCACCTGTTTTATCGGCATGCTGTGGGCAGGGATGGGCATATTTTCGGTGATTGAAACGGCGCTCAATCGCATTTACGGAACTTCGCCGCGCTCGTTTCTGCACGGGCGCGCAGTCAATTTCGCGATGATCAATCTGGTCTTCGCGCTGCTCGGAGTTTCGGCTTTGTCAACGGCGGTGCTCACCGGTTTACAATCGACAGTCGGTTCATTGCCGATTAAATTGGGTGAAAAGGTCGCGGCGTTTTCGGGGTTTGTGTGGCAATCGTTATTTGTTCTGGTGAGTATGGTCATTACCATCACCTTGTTTACCGTGATGTACAAATGGTTGCCGAATACAAAAATTTCAACCCGTGAAGCGTTGACCGGCGGCATCATTGCAGGCGTGTTGTGGGAATGCGCAAAATACGGATTTTCTTTTCTGCTGCCTTTTTTCAATTACGATTTGTTGCACGGGTCAATCGGCGCAGCCGTGGCATTGCTCACCTGGGTCTATACCTCAAGCGTGATTATGTTATTTGGCGTACAGTTCACTGCTATCCTGCATCGCGATCATTTGTTGCATGCGGTGGATGCCAAAGCCGTTCCGGTGGTTAATGAAACGCCCATCGGCGTCAGCGAATAA
- a CDS encoding type IV pilus twitching motility protein PilT — MENINSLLSILHNQKGQELKMDVGHRIKLITGAGTFDMSQTPLTQGDVGSTIAPIIPDPVRNLLATQSEIEFNYECPGVGNFGVKVRRLTGGLSVSFAPGAVASPAVPGQPQLRMTTTSPAAQPFVRNSTAPLTSPRPNGQATTVTRPPSGALASTSPSKMDDLFRAMVAAGASDLHLSSNMPPLIRKDGQMVPLTDTYPALDSTAMKQLLASIMPQKNREEFERRNDTDFAYEIADLARFRANIFRDRKGMGGVFRVIPNKILSAEDLGLSQAILKLCHLNKGLVLVTGPTGSGKSTTLCAMIDYINRNRTDHIITIEDPIEFVHENKKCLINQREVHNHTTSFKDALRAALREDPDIVLVGEMRDLETVAIAIETAETGHLVFGTLHTTTAASTVDRIIDQFPPDRQTQIRIMLSESLRGVISQTLLRKKGGGRVAALEVLIVNPAISNLIREAKTFQIPSMMQTNRGNGNVMLNDALMDLVSKKLVEPDEAYAKAVDKATFESMLKRNNVDTKFLTKPAQG, encoded by the coding sequence ATGGAAAATATCAATAGCTTATTGAGCATTCTGCACAACCAGAAAGGGCAAGAACTCAAAATGGATGTCGGGCATCGCATCAAACTGATTACCGGCGCAGGCACTTTCGATATGTCGCAAACCCCTTTGACCCAGGGTGATGTGGGAAGCACGATTGCTCCGATTATTCCTGACCCGGTCAGAAACCTTTTAGCTACGCAATCGGAAATCGAGTTCAATTATGAATGTCCGGGAGTGGGTAATTTCGGTGTAAAAGTTCGGCGACTGACCGGCGGGCTATCGGTTAGTTTCGCGCCGGGTGCAGTGGCGTCCCCTGCGGTTCCTGGTCAACCGCAATTGCGCATGACCACCACTTCACCTGCCGCTCAACCTTTCGTGCGCAATTCAACAGCGCCGCTCACTTCGCCAAGACCAAACGGTCAGGCGACGACGGTGACGCGACCTCCTTCGGGCGCATTGGCTTCGACTTCACCTTCCAAAATGGATGACCTGTTTCGCGCAATGGTCGCAGCCGGCGCGTCGGATTTACATCTGAGTTCCAATATGCCGCCACTGATTCGCAAAGACGGACAGATGGTGCCGCTCACTGATACCTACCCGGCGCTTGATTCCACAGCGATGAAGCAGTTGCTGGCTTCGATTATGCCGCAAAAAAATCGTGAGGAGTTTGAGCGGCGCAATGATACCGATTTCGCTTACGAAATCGCCGACCTCGCGCGCTTTCGCGCCAATATCTTTCGCGACCGCAAAGGCATGGGCGGGGTGTTTCGGGTGATTCCCAATAAAATTCTAAGCGCCGAAGATTTGGGACTTTCTCAAGCGATTTTGAAACTTTGCCATTTGAATAAGGGATTGGTTCTAGTTACCGGGCCGACCGGTTCGGGAAAATCCACGACGCTTTGCGCGATGATTGATTACATCAACCGCAATCGTACAGACCACATCATCACCATCGAAGACCCGATTGAATTCGTTCACGAAAATAAAAAATGTTTAATCAATCAACGCGAAGTGCATAACCACACCACGTCATTCAAAGACGCTTTGCGGGCGGCGCTGCGCGAAGACCCGGATATTGTTCTGGTCGGTGAAATGCGCGACCTCGAAACCGTCGCCATCGCAATTGAAACCGCCGAAACCGGACATTTGGTTTTCGGAACTTTGCACACCACGACGGCGGCTTCGACGGTTGACCGCATCATTGACCAGTTTCCACCCGACCGGCAAACCCAGATTCGCATCATGCTTTCGGAATCCTTGCGCGGCGTCATTTCACAAACTCTGCTCAGGAAAAAAGGCGGCGGGCGCGTGGCGGCATTAGAAGTTTTAATCGTCAATCCGGCAATCAGTAATTTGATACGCGAAGCCAAAACTTTTCAGATTCCGTCGATGATGCAAACCAATCGCGGCAACGGCAATGTCATGCTCAATGATGCTTTGATGGATTTGGTCAGTAAGAAACTCGTCGAACCTGATGAAGCCTACGCGAAGGCTGTCGATAAGGCGACCTTTGAATCCATGCTCAAACGCAATAATGTGGATACCAAATTTTTAACCAAACCGGCGCAGGGTTGA